A portion of the Paenibacillus hamazuiensis genome contains these proteins:
- the recN gene encoding DNA repair protein RecN: MLLELSIKNLAVVEQVNLVFHKGFHVLTGETGAGKSIIIDALSLIAGGRSSADLVRYGSEKAEIEALFQIEHSHPAWEVLAKQGFEPDAEEHLIIRREITSQGKSTSRINGQLVNLSSLKEVGDCLVNIHGQHEHQSLFKVEQHMKWLDLYGEKEIGPVKLRYQALYDEYVKTRKSLNELLETSKQALQMLDLYRFQSEEIAAAKLKSGEDESLAEERRKLANAEKLFQSAADAYDLLYSGNKGLDAIGKALHRLQDIAALDPAVLQPVVEQVQSAYYQLEDAAYQIRDYRDSIEFNPARLDEIEERLDIISGLRRKYGANIQDILDYLGKIQKELSVIENKDDLIRDLQEKEAKQKEQLRILAGELSNARQAVSDRLASAIMTELRDLHMERTQFRAQVAPDENRLSRDGWDQVEFLISANPGEPLRSLNKIASGGEISRVMLALKAIFARMDRIPVLVFDEVDTGVSGRAAQAIAEKLSALSGSCQVFSITHLPQVACMADAQYYIYKQTDGNRTYTMVEDLSDQGRVQELARMLGGVEVTDKTLQHAQEMLSMAAEKKSRI, encoded by the coding sequence ATGTTACTTGAATTGTCCATTAAAAATTTGGCTGTCGTGGAACAAGTCAATCTCGTTTTTCACAAAGGCTTTCACGTGCTTACCGGGGAAACCGGCGCGGGAAAATCGATCATTATCGATGCATTAAGCCTGATCGCCGGCGGGCGCAGCTCGGCGGATCTCGTACGTTACGGCAGCGAAAAAGCGGAAATCGAAGCGTTGTTCCAGATCGAACATAGCCATCCGGCGTGGGAAGTGCTGGCAAAGCAAGGTTTCGAGCCTGATGCGGAGGAGCATTTGATCATCCGCCGCGAGATTACGTCTCAAGGAAAAAGCACCAGCCGCATCAACGGGCAGCTTGTCAATTTGTCGTCCTTAAAGGAAGTCGGGGATTGTTTGGTCAACATCCACGGGCAGCACGAGCACCAGTCGCTTTTTAAGGTGGAGCAGCATATGAAGTGGCTCGACCTGTACGGCGAAAAAGAAATCGGCCCTGTCAAGCTGCGGTATCAAGCATTATACGACGAATATGTTAAAACGCGGAAAAGCTTGAACGAGCTGCTCGAAACGTCCAAGCAGGCGCTGCAAATGCTTGATTTATACCGGTTTCAGAGCGAGGAAATCGCCGCGGCCAAATTAAAATCGGGCGAGGATGAATCATTGGCCGAAGAACGGCGCAAGCTAGCAAATGCCGAAAAATTATTCCAGTCCGCAGCCGACGCCTATGACTTGTTGTACAGCGGCAACAAAGGGCTGGATGCGATCGGAAAAGCGCTGCATCGCCTGCAGGACATAGCGGCTCTCGATCCTGCCGTTTTACAACCTGTCGTGGAGCAGGTCCAATCTGCTTATTATCAGCTGGAGGATGCGGCATATCAAATTCGCGACTACCGGGACAGCATCGAGTTTAATCCGGCCCGTCTCGACGAAATCGAAGAACGGCTCGATATCATTTCCGGTTTAAGGCGCAAATACGGTGCAAACATACAGGATATTTTGGATTATCTCGGCAAAATTCAAAAGGAACTGAGCGTCATCGAAAATAAGGATGACCTTATTCGGGATTTGCAGGAGAAAGAAGCGAAGCAAAAGGAGCAGCTGCGCATCTTGGCCGGCGAGCTGTCGAATGCCCGCCAGGCGGTCTCCGATCGGCTGGCGTCCGCCATCATGACGGAACTGCGCGATCTGCATATGGAGAGAACGCAATTCCGCGCCCAGGTGGCGCCCGACGAAAACCGGCTATCGCGGGACGGTTGGGATCAGGTGGAGTTTCTCATTTCCGCCAACCCCGGGGAACCGCTGCGCAGCCTGAACAAAATCGCGTCCGGCGGGGAAATCTCGCGTGTGATGCTGGCGTTAAAGGCGATCTTCGCCCGCATGGACCGCATTCCCGTGCTCGTCTTCGACGAGGTCGATACCGGGGTAAGCGGCAGGGCGGCGCAAGCGATCGCGGAAAAGCTGTCGGCGCTTTCGGGAAGCTGCCAAGTATTTTCGATCACGCATCTTCCGCAGGTCGCCTGCATGGCTGACGCGCAGTATTACATTTATAAGCAGACGGACGGCAACCGCACTTATACGATGGTGGAGGATTTGAGCGACCAAGGGCGCGTTCAGGAGCTGGCGAGAATGCTCGGCGGTGTGGAAGTGACGGACAAAACGCTTCAGCATGCGCAGGAAATGCTTTCCATGGCGGCGGAAAAGAAATCAAGGATATAA
- a CDS encoding DUF2627 domain-containing protein: MKIAFFRFIAILLLVIPGVLATYGFLAMKDSVFAQFSSPEAHVQWGKFALGFVCFAAGVSFIGGWIFFRDRKRNYVAPRFKAKRKKS; the protein is encoded by the coding sequence ATGAAAATCGCTTTTTTCCGTTTTATTGCTATTTTGCTTCTCGTTATTCCCGGAGTGCTCGCAACCTACGGCTTTCTTGCCATGAAGGACTCGGTGTTCGCTCAATTCAGTTCGCCGGAGGCCCATGTACAGTGGGGAAAGTTCGCCCTCGGTTTCGTTTGCTTTGCAGCCGGCGTTTCTTTTATCGGCGGATGGATTTTTTTCCGCGACCGCAAAAGAAATTATGTAGCCCCCCGCTTTAAAGCGAAACGCAAAAAATCCTAA
- a CDS encoding thiamine pyrophosphate-dependent dehydrogenase E1 component subunit alpha, with protein MSIGQLMKHRTLGLSDQQVIDMYTCMVKARKFDERGLVLQRAGKIAFHVSGIGQEPAQVGAAFALERGKDYFLPYYRDYGFVLAAGMTLKELMLSVFAKAEDPNSGGRQMPGHFSHKKLNIVTGSSPVTTQLPHAVGFALAAKMKRQDFVAFTTFGEGSSNQGDFHEGCNFAGVHNLPVIFMCENNQYSISVPLHKQVAGRSVAERAIGYGFPGVKVDGNDVLEVYRVVKEARERAVRGEGPTLIEAVMYRISPHSTADDDMLYRTKEEVEENRRKDGIPKFKQYLTDCGLWTELQEEELLENVKKEINEATDYADKAPYPKPDDALKHVFAEEGEV; from the coding sequence ATGTCCATCGGTCAATTGATGAAGCATAGGACGTTAGGATTGTCCGACCAGCAAGTCATCGACATGTACACCTGCATGGTAAAAGCCCGCAAGTTCGATGAACGCGGCCTTGTGCTTCAGCGTGCAGGGAAAATCGCTTTTCACGTATCCGGCATCGGTCAGGAGCCGGCGCAGGTAGGGGCCGCGTTTGCCCTGGAACGAGGAAAAGATTACTTTTTGCCGTATTACCGGGATTACGGATTTGTGCTTGCGGCCGGGATGACGCTCAAGGAACTGATGCTGTCGGTATTCGCCAAAGCGGAAGATCCGAACAGCGGCGGCCGGCAAATGCCGGGGCATTTCAGCCATAAGAAGCTCAACATCGTGACGGGCTCGAGCCCGGTTACCACGCAGCTTCCGCATGCGGTCGGCTTTGCGCTGGCAGCTAAGATGAAGCGGCAGGACTTCGTCGCTTTTACGACGTTCGGCGAGGGCTCCAGCAATCAGGGCGATTTCCATGAAGGCTGCAACTTTGCGGGAGTCCATAATTTGCCCGTTATCTTCATGTGCGAAAACAACCAATATTCGATTTCCGTGCCGCTTCACAAGCAGGTTGCCGGAAGAAGCGTCGCCGAGCGGGCGATCGGCTACGGTTTTCCCGGCGTCAAGGTAGACGGCAACGATGTGCTCGAGGTATACCGCGTCGTCAAGGAAGCGCGGGAACGCGCCGTGCGCGGCGAAGGTCCTACGCTGATCGAAGCGGTTATGTACAGGATTTCTCCGCACTCCACGGCTGACGACGATATGCTGTACCGGACGAAAGAAGAAGTCGAAGAGAACCGGCGCAAGGATGGAATTCCGAAATTTAAGCAGTATTTGACCGACTGCGGTTTATGGACCGAACTTCAGGAAGAAGAGCTGCTGGAAAATGTGAAAAAAGAAATCAACGAAGCGACGGATTACGCGGATAAGGCTCCGTATCCGAAGCCGGATGATGCGCTGAAGCATGTTTTTGCCGAAGAAGGGGAGGTGTAA
- the prli42 gene encoding stressosome-associated protein Prli42 → MYRNKLVFKVIIYLMIASMLLSTLLFTINLFV, encoded by the coding sequence ATGTACCGCAATAAACTCGTCTTTAAAGTTATCATTTACCTGATGATCGCATCGATGCTGCTTTCCACGCTGCTGTTTACGATTAATTTGTTCGTTTAA
- a CDS encoding DUF2524 domain-containing protein, whose amino-acid sequence MIDNLESNYDCARAGDDLQQLQNELAALKSGGEASKEAQEQINRLINQISFIRNKCDIH is encoded by the coding sequence ATGATCGATAACCTCGAAAGCAATTATGACTGCGCCCGGGCCGGCGACGATTTGCAGCAGCTCCAAAACGAACTCGCCGCTTTAAAAAGCGGAGGCGAAGCATCCAAGGAAGCGCAGGAGCAAATCAACCGCCTGATCAATCAAATCAGCTTTATCCGAAACAAATGCGATATTCATTAA
- a CDS encoding alpha-ketoacid dehydrogenase subunit beta codes for MAVITYLEAIRSAMREEMERDENVFVLGEDVGKGGVLNATKGLRDLFGEARVMDTPLAESAIAGVAIGAAMYGMKPIAEMQFADFIFPATNQIVSEAAKIRYRSNNDWNCPVVIRAPYGATGGGALYHSQCPESVFFGTPGLKLVAPSNPYDAKGLLKAAIRDADPVIYFEHKKCYLAYSAEVPDEDYTVPIGKADVKRDGTDVTVISYGITVQYALQAAEELAKEGISTLVLDLRTLQPLDKEAILEATAKTGKVLIVHEDNKTGGVGSEVSAIIAEDLLFELDAPIMRLCAPDVPAVGMNPPMEKFFLLSADKIKEAIKKLALF; via the coding sequence ATGGCGGTCATTACTTATTTGGAAGCGATCCGTTCGGCAATGCGCGAGGAGATGGAGCGCGATGAAAACGTCTTCGTCCTGGGCGAAGACGTAGGCAAAGGCGGCGTGCTGAACGCGACCAAAGGGCTCCGCGATCTGTTCGGCGAGGCCCGCGTCATGGATACGCCGCTCGCCGAATCGGCGATTGCGGGTGTGGCGATCGGAGCGGCGATGTACGGCATGAAGCCGATTGCGGAAATGCAGTTTGCCGATTTTATTTTTCCGGCGACCAACCAAATTGTCAGCGAAGCGGCCAAAATCCGCTACCGTTCGAACAACGATTGGAACTGCCCGGTCGTGATCCGCGCGCCGTACGGAGCGACCGGAGGCGGAGCTCTGTACCATTCGCAATGCCCGGAGTCGGTATTTTTCGGCACGCCGGGCCTCAAGCTCGTTGCGCCGTCCAACCCTTACGATGCGAAAGGTTTGCTTAAAGCGGCGATTCGCGATGCGGACCCGGTTATCTATTTCGAGCATAAAAAATGTTACCTGGCCTATTCCGCCGAAGTGCCCGACGAGGATTACACCGTGCCGATCGGCAAAGCCGACGTCAAGCGTGACGGTACGGATGTGACCGTCATCTCGTACGGAATTACGGTGCAGTATGCACTCCAGGCAGCCGAAGAGCTGGCGAAGGAAGGCATCAGCACGCTCGTTCTCGACCTGCGCACGCTACAGCCGCTTGACAAGGAAGCGATTTTGGAGGCGACAGCCAAGACCGGCAAAGTTTTGATTGTGCATGAGGACAACAAAACGGGCGGCGTCGGCTCCGAGGTGTCGGCCATTATCGCGGAGGATCTGCTGTTTGAGCTGGATGCGCCGATCATGCGCTTGTGCGCTCCGGACGTGCCGGCGGTCGGGATGAATCCGCCGATGGAAAAGTTTTTCCTGCTGAGCGCGGATAAAATCAAGGAAGCGATTAAAAAGTTGGCGTTATTTTAA
- a CDS encoding dihydrolipoamide acetyltransferase family protein, protein MAQVKQGTDVTVPHLAESLVSATIGKWLKKPGDYVEQYDVLCELFTDKVNTEMPSPVSGTILEIVVPEGETAAVGAVICRIAEEGAAASFAPSAAAPEQAAVAADSGEDASMRGRYSPAVLKLAAEHGVSLDAVPGTGLGGRITRKDVEQFVASGAHKAAKPQQQADLPQNAARPPQEGAVWAANSYGGETVAPAGTPLSGPGFVVPAPAKVPVRSTGLHLSENPPLPNIEVEGQPLEGRGEYLIDVTPIRNTIASRMRQSVTEIPHAWTMIEVDVTNLVMLRNKLKDEFLRQEGIKLTYLPFVLKSVVSAIKDYPIMNSVWAVDKIIVKRDINISLAVGTEDFVVTPVIKKADQKNIAGLAQEIDELTKKARAGKLALGDLQGGTFTVNNTGSFGSILSYPIINYPQAAILTFESIVKKPVVIQDMIAVRSVANMCLSLDHRILDGVICGRFLQRVKENLEGFTLDTKLY, encoded by the coding sequence ATGGCCCAAGTGAAGCAGGGAACCGATGTGACGGTTCCTCATCTGGCGGAAAGCCTCGTTTCCGCTACGATAGGAAAATGGTTGAAAAAGCCGGGGGATTACGTCGAGCAGTACGATGTGCTCTGCGAGCTGTTTACAGATAAAGTCAATACGGAAATGCCGTCTCCGGTATCGGGAACGATTCTCGAAATCGTCGTGCCGGAGGGCGAGACGGCGGCAGTCGGTGCCGTCATTTGCCGAATTGCCGAGGAGGGGGCGGCCGCCTCGTTCGCACCTTCCGCGGCGGCGCCGGAACAAGCGGCCGTCGCGGCCGACAGCGGCGAAGATGCAAGCATGCGCGGACGCTACTCGCCGGCGGTGCTGAAGCTCGCCGCCGAGCACGGCGTATCGCTCGACGCGGTGCCGGGCACCGGTCTCGGCGGGCGTATTACGCGCAAGGACGTCGAGCAGTTTGTCGCCTCCGGCGCGCATAAGGCCGCCAAGCCGCAGCAGCAGGCAGATCTGCCGCAAAACGCCGCAAGGCCGCCGCAGGAGGGGGCCGTATGGGCGGCGAATTCGTATGGCGGGGAAACGGTCGCCCCGGCGGGAACGCCGCTGTCGGGCCCGGGGTTCGTCGTGCCCGCGCCGGCCAAGGTACCGGTCCGCTCGACCGGACTGCACCTGTCGGAAAATCCGCCGCTGCCGAACATCGAGGTCGAAGGCCAGCCGCTCGAAGGCCGCGGCGAATATTTGATCGACGTAACGCCGATACGGAATACAATTGCAAGCCGGATGCGGCAAAGCGTCACGGAAATTCCGCATGCATGGACGATGATCGAAGTCGACGTCACGAATTTGGTCATGCTGCGCAATAAGCTGAAAGACGAGTTTTTGCGTCAGGAAGGTATCAAGCTGACGTATTTGCCTTTCGTGCTCAAGTCGGTCGTCAGCGCGATCAAGGACTACCCGATCATGAATTCGGTATGGGCTGTCGATAAAATCATCGTCAAACGCGACATCAACATCTCGCTCGCTGTAGGTACGGAAGATTTCGTCGTGACCCCGGTCATCAAGAAAGCTGATCAAAAAAATATCGCCGGCCTCGCGCAGGAAATCGACGAGCTGACGAAAAAGGCGAGAGCCGGCAAGCTGGCGCTTGGCGACTTGCAAGGAGGAACGTTCACGGTTAACAACACCGGGTCGTTCGGCTCGATCCTTTCTTATCCGATCATCAATTATCCGCAGGCGGCGATTTTGACATTTGAATCGATAGTGAAAAAACCGGTCGTCATTCAGGACATGATCGCCGTACGTTCGGTGGCCAATATGTGCTTATCTCTTGACCACCGCATATTGGACGGCGTCATCTGCGGCCGCTTCCTCCAGCGCGTTAAGGAAAACCTCGAAGGCTTCACGCTGGATACGAAGCTTTATTAA
- the lpdA gene encoding dihydrolipoyl dehydrogenase, giving the protein MTHTYDIVVLGGGTGGYVAAIRAAQLGRTVAVVEKDKLGGTCLHRGCIPSKSLLRSAEVYATMKESESYGISTSGVELHFPKVQERKSGIVEQIHKGVQYLMKKHKIDVFSGNGRVIGPSIFSPRSGAVSVEQADGEIVTLVPQHLIIATGSRPRSLPGLSIDGTHVLTSDEALELESLPESIVIIGGGVIGVEWASMLNDFGVDVTVVEYADRLVPTEDADVSKELLRLLKKRGVKVLTQAKVIAETVTAAEGAVTLKVEQQGELKELAAEKVLVSVGREANVEGIGLENTDVKIDKGFIRVNEFMQTAESHIYAIGDVIGGLQLAHVASHEGIIAVEHICGHNPEAMEAHRVPRCVYTRPEIASVGWTEEQAKERGFDVKTAKVSFKPLGKALVYGENDGFVKVIADKSTNDILGVHMIGPHVTDYISEAALAQFLNATPWEVGQTIHPHPTLSELIAEAMLAVDGQSINF; this is encoded by the coding sequence ATGACACATACATACGATATTGTGGTGCTCGGTGGAGGAACCGGCGGTTACGTCGCCGCCATTCGCGCCGCCCAGCTCGGCAGGACGGTTGCCGTTGTGGAGAAGGACAAGCTCGGCGGAACGTGCCTGCATAGAGGGTGCATACCAAGCAAATCGCTGCTCCGCAGCGCGGAAGTATACGCGACAATGAAGGAAAGCGAAAGCTACGGCATCTCGACCTCCGGGGTGGAGCTTCATTTTCCAAAAGTGCAGGAAAGAAAAAGCGGGATCGTCGAGCAAATCCATAAAGGCGTACAGTACTTGATGAAAAAACATAAAATCGATGTGTTTTCCGGCAATGGCCGCGTCATCGGACCTTCGATTTTTTCACCCCGCAGCGGTGCGGTGTCGGTCGAGCAGGCGGACGGAGAAATTGTGACGCTGGTGCCGCAGCATCTGATCATCGCAACGGGCTCCAGGCCGCGTTCGCTTCCGGGGCTTTCGATCGACGGAACCCATGTGCTTACAAGCGATGAAGCGTTGGAACTGGAGTCGCTGCCCGAGTCGATCGTTATCATCGGCGGAGGTGTTATCGGCGTGGAATGGGCCTCGATGCTGAACGATTTCGGCGTCGATGTCACCGTTGTTGAATACGCAGACCGCCTCGTGCCGACGGAAGATGCCGATGTTTCGAAGGAGCTGCTGCGCCTGCTGAAGAAACGCGGCGTCAAGGTGTTGACGCAGGCCAAGGTGATCGCGGAAACGGTGACTGCGGCGGAAGGGGCGGTTACGCTCAAGGTGGAGCAGCAAGGCGAGCTGAAGGAGCTTGCTGCGGAAAAGGTGCTCGTTTCCGTCGGCCGCGAAGCGAATGTCGAAGGAATCGGCCTGGAAAACACCGATGTGAAAATAGATAAGGGGTTCATCCGTGTTAACGAGTTTATGCAGACGGCGGAATCGCACATTTACGCGATCGGGGACGTGATCGGCGGACTGCAGCTTGCCCATGTGGCAAGCCACGAAGGCATCATCGCGGTGGAGCACATTTGCGGCCACAATCCGGAGGCGATGGAGGCGCACCGGGTGCCGCGCTGCGTCTATACGCGTCCGGAAATCGCCAGCGTCGGCTGGACCGAAGAGCAGGCCAAGGAGCGGGGATTCGACGTGAAAACCGCCAAGGTATCGTTCAAGCCGCTTGGCAAAGCTCTCGTTTACGGGGAAAACGACGGATTTGTCAAGGTGATTGCGGACAAGTCGACGAACGATATTCTGGGGGTACATATGATCGGGCCTCATGTGACCGATTATATTTCGGAAGCCGCGCTTGCCCAGTTTCTGAACGCAACGCCATGGGAGGTCGGGCAGACGATTCATCCGCATCCGACGCTTTCGGAGCTTATCGCAGAGGCCATGCTTGCCGTAGATGGACAATCGATTAATTTTTAA
- a CDS encoding M20/M25/M40 family metallo-hydrolase, translating to MIQQNRLVNHFLELVRIDSETKHEQEISAYLKKAFADLGLTVEEDDSAAKTGHGSGNLICTLPAADPAASIPTVFFTGHMDTVTPGKGIKPSIHEDGFIRSDGTTILGSDDKAGLAAMFEAIRVLKEQNIKHGKILFVITAGEEAGLKGSRAMDPKWVKADFGYALDSNGEIGDIAVAAPTQAKIHISIRGKSAHAGVNPEDGLSAIQVASKAIARMPLGRIDHETTANIGRFAGGVEGATNIVVERAELEAEARSIVQHKLDAQLEAMRKACLEVAAETGAQVDFHSDIIYPAYKHDDESPVVQLAMKALKKCGCTPKTFHSGGGSDANVFNGMGVPTVNLAVGYQHIHTTKEQIAVKDLVKTAEVVLAIIQEAASAQ from the coding sequence ATGATTCAGCAAAACCGGCTCGTGAACCATTTTTTGGAGTTGGTCCGGATCGACAGCGAAACGAAACATGAGCAGGAAATCAGCGCTTACTTGAAAAAAGCGTTCGCGGATCTGGGTCTGACAGTGGAAGAGGACGATTCTGCGGCAAAAACCGGACACGGCTCCGGTAACCTGATCTGCACGCTGCCTGCTGCCGATCCTGCTGCATCCATACCGACGGTATTTTTCACCGGGCATATGGATACCGTGACACCGGGGAAAGGCATCAAGCCGTCGATCCATGAGGACGGATTTATCCGCAGCGACGGCACGACGATTCTCGGCAGCGACGACAAAGCGGGACTTGCCGCCATGTTCGAAGCGATCCGGGTGCTGAAGGAACAAAATATCAAACACGGCAAAATCTTGTTTGTCATTACCGCAGGCGAGGAAGCCGGACTGAAAGGCTCGCGCGCAATGGATCCGAAATGGGTGAAAGCCGACTTCGGCTATGCGCTCGACTCCAACGGGGAGATCGGCGACATTGCAGTCGCGGCTCCGACGCAAGCGAAAATTCACATTTCGATCCGCGGCAAATCGGCGCATGCCGGGGTGAATCCGGAGGACGGCCTGAGTGCGATCCAGGTGGCAAGCAAAGCGATCGCCCGGATGCCGCTTGGGCGCATCGACCATGAAACGACCGCCAATATCGGGCGTTTCGCCGGAGGCGTCGAAGGTGCGACGAACATCGTCGTGGAGCGGGCCGAGCTCGAAGCGGAAGCGCGCAGCATCGTCCAGCATAAGTTGGACGCCCAGCTCGAAGCGATGCGCAAAGCATGCCTCGAGGTCGCCGCGGAAACGGGGGCGCAGGTCGATTTTCACAGCGATATCATTTACCCTGCCTATAAACACGACGATGAATCGCCGGTCGTGCAGCTCGCGATGAAGGCACTAAAAAAATGCGGCTGCACGCCAAAGACGTTTCATTCCGGGGGGGGCAGCGACGCCAATGTGTTTAACGGGATGGGCGTGCCTACGGTCAATCTCGCCGTCGGCTACCAGCATATCCATACGACCAAGGAACAAATTGCGGTCAAGGATCTTGTCAAAACCGCCGAAGTGGTGCTGGCGATCATTCAGGAAGCGGCTTCGGCGCAATAA
- the spo0A gene encoding sporulation transcription factor Spo0A, whose translation MQKIEVLLADDNREFTNLLSEFIDDQHDMTVAGVAYNGNDVLRFIEQNEQVPDVLILDIIMPHLDGLGVLEKLREMDLNPQPKIIMLTAFGQENITQKAVQLGASYYILKPFDMEVLTNRIRQLVSNQSGSEATVPSSHKPKVIQMPKGKNLDANITSIIHEIGVPAHIKGYQYLREAITMVYNNIEILGAITKTLYPAIAEKYKTTPSRVERAIRHAIEVAWTRGNIDSISHLFGYTINISKAKPTNSEFIAMVADKLRIEHKVS comes from the coding sequence TTGCAAAAGATCGAAGTTTTATTGGCGGATGACAATCGAGAATTTACAAACCTGCTTTCGGAGTTTATCGACGACCAACATGATATGACAGTCGCGGGCGTTGCGTATAATGGGAACGACGTCCTTCGCTTTATCGAACAAAACGAACAAGTGCCGGACGTACTTATTTTAGATATCATTATGCCGCATTTGGACGGCCTGGGCGTTCTTGAAAAACTTCGCGAGATGGATCTCAATCCGCAGCCGAAAATTATCATGCTGACCGCTTTCGGTCAGGAAAACATCACACAAAAAGCAGTGCAGCTCGGTGCTTCTTATTATATCTTGAAACCGTTTGATATGGAGGTGCTGACCAACCGAATTCGCCAATTGGTAAGCAATCAGTCCGGTTCCGAAGCCACTGTTCCGTCATCGCATAAACCGAAAGTCATCCAAATGCCGAAAGGCAAAAACCTGGACGCCAACATCACCAGCATCATCCACGAGATTGGCGTACCTGCGCATATCAAAGGCTATCAGTATTTGCGCGAAGCGATTACGATGGTTTACAACAACATCGAAATACTGGGCGCCATCACCAAAACGCTGTATCCGGCCATTGCCGAAAAATACAAAACGACGCCAAGCCGCGTCGAACGCGCAATCCGTCACGCGATCGAAGTCGCCTGGACGCGCGGCAACATCGACAGCATCAGCCACCTTTTCGGCTATACGATCAATATCAGCAAAGCGAAGCCGACGAACAGCGAATTCATCGCGATGGTTGCGGACAAACTGAGAATCGAGCACAAGGTGTCTTGA
- the spoIVB gene encoding SpoIVB peptidase — protein MSSNQRKRLIGLMLVLFVCLGSFSTPFQSFASFPEELRLFEGQNTKLQLAMPVSAQVTLKNPEIVKVNGVAQQSFKVNLKDPIQLSSEQTGQTEVKLKLFGKIPLKTVKVNVVPDLKVIPGGQTIGVKLKSAGILVVGHHLVTVADDKKISPGEDAKIQVGDLIMKINGKPINDVTKVSDLVNKAGESKTPLQLTISRGSELIELKLQPAYDVADKAYRLGLYIRDSAAGVGTLTFYAPDQGVYGALGHVITDMDTQTPIVVGDGEIVHSNVTSISKSQNGEPGEKRAQFSKESKVIGNIEKNTPFGIFGKMYGMPDHSVSKEALPVAFAEEVKEGPAQIYTVINGQKVEKFDIEIVHVAKQDYPATKGMVIKITDARLLEKTGGIVQGMSGSPIVQNGKVVGAVTHVFVNDPTSGYGCFIEWMLQDAGIMLRSANSESKAS, from the coding sequence TTGAGTTCCAACCAAAGAAAAAGATTGATTGGATTAATGCTCGTCCTCTTCGTTTGTCTAGGAAGTTTCTCCACTCCTTTTCAAAGCTTCGCTTCATTCCCCGAAGAGCTTCGGCTTTTTGAAGGGCAAAACACCAAACTTCAGTTGGCCATGCCGGTGAGTGCGCAGGTGACGCTAAAAAATCCGGAAATCGTCAAAGTCAACGGAGTGGCCCAGCAATCATTCAAGGTAAATCTTAAGGATCCTATCCAACTGTCATCCGAGCAAACCGGACAAACCGAAGTCAAGCTGAAATTGTTCGGCAAAATCCCCCTGAAAACCGTCAAGGTCAATGTCGTGCCCGATCTGAAAGTCATCCCCGGCGGTCAAACGATCGGCGTTAAACTGAAGTCGGCGGGTATTCTGGTCGTTGGACACCATTTGGTTACCGTAGCGGACGATAAAAAAATTTCTCCCGGCGAAGATGCTAAAATTCAAGTAGGCGATTTGATTATGAAAATCAACGGTAAACCGATCAACGATGTTACGAAGGTTTCCGATCTCGTCAACAAGGCGGGGGAAAGCAAAACTCCGCTGCAGTTAACGATCAGCCGGGGCAGCGAACTCATCGAACTCAAGCTGCAGCCGGCCTATGATGTCGCAGACAAAGCTTACCGACTCGGTCTGTACATTCGCGATTCCGCCGCAGGGGTCGGTACGCTGACCTTTTATGCCCCGGATCAGGGCGTTTATGGAGCGTTGGGACATGTAATAACCGATATGGACACGCAAACCCCGATCGTCGTCGGAGACGGAGAAATCGTTCATTCCAACGTTACCTCCATCTCGAAAAGCCAAAACGGTGAGCCGGGAGAAAAACGCGCGCAATTTTCAAAGGAAAGCAAAGTGATCGGAAATATCGAAAAAAATACGCCGTTCGGCATCTTTGGCAAAATGTATGGAATGCCTGATCATAGTGTATCCAAAGAAGCTTTGCCGGTTGCTTTTGCCGAAGAGGTAAAAGAAGGACCTGCACAAATTTACACGGTCATCAACGGACAAAAGGTCGAAAAGTTCGATATCGAGATCGTTCATGTCGCCAAGCAGGATTACCCTGCAACCAAAGGGATGGTCATCAAAATTACCGATGCGAGACTGCTCGAAAAAACCGGCGGTATCGTCCAAGGTATGAGCGGCAGCCCGATCGTTCAAAACGGCAAAGTTGTCGGTGCCGTAACTCACGTTTTCGTGAACGACCCGACCTCCGGCTACGGCTGTTTCATCGAATGGATGCTTCAGGACGCCGGCATCATGCTCCGATCCGCCAATTCCGAATCAAAGGCAAGCTGA